In Cyprinus carpio isolate SPL01 chromosome B7, ASM1834038v1, whole genome shotgun sequence, a genomic segment contains:
- the shroom4 gene encoding protein Shroom4 isoform X3, which produces MQLHFAPLSVPWHSGGDNSELSRQWGHISRHYSTDRSSSIGSMESLENPPNQGYYDSQLSPIDPVIFNNKRDSAYSSFSASSNTSDYTVPIKPEDTNSMDSLLQGFGSSCRYPEGGQHCAPSGHGNQQEECGHSKILSDRTEAKVRPASYGCEEEHCAPPQPPMRKDSFRATRGQPTDKRCVSAPVGIPSVTSCMVEDQSQIQEVLTGSVYLNGTQDNEKERKGCTNEPYYTFNSKTDSEGDSKATDCEKKQLESYSESVVASTPPLSPFSQRNRDENLDAQPECNIQSAMHRHSAPEKLLASQLHMMDFTGDKNDCASPTCQWSLSFLSDTSPNTAQANWGMSRCSTPGSVATSELEDPRLEEDPLDSGQNFSGQPSNVSGNPMENGFSTANSQTSEKNFGSVAVNVCVDTHLNENGREVSVDDGSITKQSQKRQFRSSKSRRRSERFATNLRNEIQRKKAQLQKSRNPCGEETVEEEVADLNVEAVAPPEHHQPRPQTFSSPLTSPPTVQISERTPQQDTTQVENQSRTRAVCSQTSQTQTHISQNAKQVCVHVVEEIAPAGKPRRWRWTPEYKLQPETEPSEIKRNEATEQMSSGKMGSTRGRAGSSSSRLGRSDECDILPFADRRRFFEETSRKLSQSVTNLSSLTNRNQRLEKPSRPNYPSSPEPLEMATNLGRRRFSYQDVPYVNSLDTGRQFMSTQQDQEKLRKRLVEREKEKEREQERVKEQEKLREQEREKERLRKEREKEQQRVKDWEERQRMLQREQERESRREPVCSEHNMSGDMVPQSLSHDAYRKQPPSPQVPSSLQSSEHFYSNTTTNIQKPCSAFHPVTTQHNQYDDYHVNPPYKARSYTPAEAHPAQEQEQAKKLNRNFSITERDYSRCRRDSKTGEGAAVPSFMGQCGNMTGGRTEEHLFSPLRNRAMSENDIRVDTQNFHNHTNVTPSRMRASTLGDLDENGVCVGEVKKKKGPPPPRPPPPKWDQFHKRRASHHNLFSSPPLYNSPSSSPPRPQPPSVSEMTRHRSCSLPPREVSESHHCCGQGYSVAPPSPAFTRRAFKPVALPPRERDMRRELHQPLPQPEPHTRIPVHNAAVSDEPRVTLVKPIFSEHRAEWNRSSPHYQAQGTTRSHEVPVNSLSTAPVCPESYFSMNNYHLQPYQAGFPGTVYKNQLISSRSPNSIEDGNQPLETDIDEISENERLGEIDRREGEDRMEMQGFARPVIVLETDIDNMPEEGAPSARNIRGQRAALVDSILEDDYGLSRKELIGELFPHSVNKEMGGESWRGGHPISGGTLERPSRLGTSTVQVSRSACYDMSADNPQLLARFREISERKEVEEELNYKKQLMESLRKKLGVLREAQRGLQEDIRANAQLGEEVESLVLAICKPNEVDKYRMFIGDLDKVTSLLLSLSGRLIRVESALDCVDPETGHHERLQLLEKKKQLLVQMGEAQELKEHVDRREQAVGKVLECCLTPEQMRDYSHFVKMKAALLVEQRQLDDKIRLGEEQLRGLRESLGLGLGVGMGYGQY; this is translated from the exons ATGCAGCTCCACTTTGCACCTCTCAGTGTACCTTGGCACTCCGGCGGTGACAATAG TGAGCTGTCCAGGCAGTGGGGCCATATCTCCAGGCACTACAGCACAGACCGCAGTAGCTCAATAGGAAGTATGGAGAGTCTGGAGAATCCACCCAACCAGGGTTACTATGACAGTCAGCTGTCTCCCATTGATCCTGTCATCTTCAACAACAAACGTGACTCTGCTTACAGTTCATTCTCAGCCAGCTCAAACACATCCGATTACACTGTCCCCATCAAGCCTGAGGATACCAACTCTATGGACAGTCTTCTCCAGGGTTTTGGTTCTTCCTGCAGGTATCCAGAGGGAGGCCAACATTGTGCCCCCAGTGGCCATGGAAACCAGCAGGAAGAGTGTGGACACTCCAAGATACTGTCTGACAGAACTGAGGCTAAAGTCCGACCAGCGTCCTATGGCTGTGAGGAAGAACATTGTGCTCCACCACAGCCACCCATGAGGAAGGACAGTTTTAGGGCTACTAGAGGCCAACCAACAGATAAACGCTGTGTGTCTGCTCCTGTAGGCATCCCAAGTGTAACCAGCTGCATGGTTGAAGATCAATCCCAAATCCAGGAAGTTCTGACTGGTAGTGTTTATTTGAATGGAACACAAGACAATGAGAAAGAACGTAAAGGATGCACCAATGAACCTTATTACACCTTCAACTCTAAGACAGACTCTGAAGGAGATAGCAAAGCAACTGACTGTGAGAAAAAACAATTGGAGAGCTATTCAGAATCTGTGGTGGCATCTACACCTCCTCTCAGTCCATTTTCACAAAGGAATAGGGATGAGAACTTAGATGCCCAACCAGAATGTAATATCCAGTCAGCAATGCATAGACACAGTGCACCTGAGAAACTTCTAGCTTCTCAGCTGCATATGATGGATTTTACTGGTGACAAAAATGATTGTGCATCTCCAACTTGTCAGTGGTCACTGAGTTTTCTGAGTGATACTAGTCCAAATACGGCCCAGGCCAACTGGGGAATGAGTAGATGTTCCACACCTGGTTCAGTGGCAACTTCCGAACTTGAGGATCCCAGGTTAGAGGAGGATCCTCTAGATTCTGGACAGAATTTCTCGGGGCAGCCCAGTAATGTCTCTGGAAATCCCATGGAGAATGGATTCTCCACTGCTAACTCTCAGACCAGTGAGAAGAACTTTGGATCTGTAGCTGTTAACGTGTGTGTGGACACTCATCTGAATGAGAATGGGCGAGAAGTGAGCGTAGATGATGGTAGCATCACAAAGCAATCACAGAAACGTCAGTTCCGTAGCTCCAAGTCACGTCGTAGAAGTGAGCGTTTTGCCACAAACCTCAGAAACGAGATCCAGAGGAAGAAGGCCCAGCTGCAGAAGAGCAGAAACCCTTGTGGTGAGGAGACTGTGGAAGAAGAGGTTGCAGATCTCAACGTGGAGGCAGTAGCTCCTCCAGAGCACCATCAACCCAGACCACAAACCTTCTCAAGTCCTCTTACCAGTCCTCCGACTGTCCAAATATCCGAACGGACACCTCAACAAGATACAACCCAAGTTGAGAACCAATCCAGAACCAGGGCTGTGTGCTCCCAGACATCTCAGACCCAAACCCATATCTCTCAAAATGCCaaacaagtgtgtgtgcatgtggtggAGGAGATAGCCCCTGCAGGTAAACCACGGAGATGGCGCTGGACACCAGAATACAAGCTTCAACCGGAAACTGAGCCCTCAGAGATTAAGAGAAATGAGGCTACTGAACAGATGAGTTCTGGGAAAATGGGTTCAACAAGAGGGAGGGCAGGTTCCTCCAGTAGTCGCTTGGGTAGATCGGACGAGTGTGATATTCTTCCCTTTGCAGACCGCAGGAGGTTTTTTGAAGAGACTAGCAGAAAGTTGAGTCAGTCTGTAACAAACTTGTCAAGTCTGACAAATCGAAATCAGAGACTAGAGAAGCCGAGTAGACCGAACTATCCATCCTCACCTGAACCTCTTGAAATGGCCACTAACCTGGGCCGGAGGAGGTTTTCGTATCAAGATGTGCCCTACGTCAACTCACTGGACACTGGGAGACAGTTTATGAGTACCCAACAAGACCAAGAAAAATTGAGGAAGAGGCTggtagagagagagaaggaaaaagaaagagagcaagagagagtcaAAGAGCAAGAGAAACTTCGAGAACAAGAGCGGGAGAAGGAAAGATTAAggaaagagagggaaaaagagCAACAAAGGGTAAAAGACTGGGAGGAGAGGCAAAGAATGCTGCAGAGAGAACAAGAAAGGGAATCCAGGAGAGAACCTGTTTGTTCTGAACACAATATGAGCGGTGACATGGTTCCTCAGTCTTTATCTCACGATGCCTATCGGAAACAGCCGCCCAGTCCTCAGGTTCCTTCCTCTCTGCAGTCCTCTGAGCATTTCTATAGCAACACTACCACCAACATCCAAAAGCCTTGCTCAGCGTTCCACCCAGTGACCACCCAGCACAATCAGTATGATGACTACCACGTGAATCCCCCCTACAAGGCCAGGAGCTACACCCCAGCTGAG GCCCACCCTGCGCAGGAACAGGAACaggcaaaaaaactaaacagaaatttCAGCATAACAGAGAG GGACTACTCAAGGTGTAGGAGAGACTCCAAGACAGGAGAGGGTGCTGCTGTTCCTAGCTTCATGGGTCAGTGTGGCAACATGACAGGTGGCCGTACTGAGGAGCATCTTTTTTCACCCCTTAGAAACCGTGCTATGTCAGAAAATGACATTCGTGTGGACACACAAAATTTTCATAATCACACCAATGTCACGCCAAGCAGAATGCGTGCGTCCACTCTCGGTGACCTGGATGAGAATGGAGTATGTGTCGgtgaagtaaaaaagaaaaaagggccTCCGCCTCCTCGTCCACCGCCCCCGAAATGGGATCAGTTCCACAAGAGACGGGCATCTCACCATAACCTCTTCTCCTCCCCACCACTCTATAactctccctcttcctctccacCTCGACCACAGCCCCCCAGTGTGTCTGAAATGACACGTCATCGCTCCTGTAGTCTTCCTCCAAGGGAGGTCTCAGAGAGCCATCACTGCTGCGGTCAAGGGTACTCTGTGGCTCCCCCCAGCCCTGCTTTTACACGTCGGGCCTTTAAACCTGTAGCCCTGCCCccaagagagagagacatgaggAGAGAACTTCATCAACCTTTGCCGCAGCCTGAACCACACACAAG AATACCTGTCCACAATGCTGCAGTGTCAGATGAGCCTAGAGTCACACTGGTGAAGCCCATCTTTTCTGAGCATCGAGCTGAGTGGAACCGCTCCAGTCCTCACTACCAAGCACAAGGCACCACCAGGTCTCATGAAGTCCCAGTGAACAGTTTGTCAACTGCACCCGTGTGTCCCGAATCCTACTTCTCCATGAACAACTACCACTTGCAGCCCTACCAAGCAGGCTTCCCTGGAACAGTTTACAAAAACCAGCTTATTTCCTCCCGCAGTCCTAACAGTATTGAAGATGGAAACCAGCCCCTGGAGACAGACATAGATGAGATCAGTGAGAATGAGCGGTTAGGAGAAATTGACAGAAGGGAAGGAGAGGACAGGATGGAGATGCAGGGTTTTGCTCGACCAGTCATAGTGCTGGAGACAGACATTGACAACATGCCTGAGGAAGGGGCTCCTTCAGCGAGAAACATTAGAGGGCAGAGGGCCGCTTTGGTGGACTCCATTCTAGAGGATGATTATGGTTTATCTAGGAAAGAGCTGATTGGAGAGTTATTTCCACACAGTGTAAATAAAGAGATGGGTGGAGAGAGCTGGAGAGGAGGCCACCCAATTAGCGGAGGAACACTAGAGAG GCCCTCTAGACTGGGAACATCCACAGTACAAGTTTCACGATCAGCCTGTTATGACATGTCAGCTGACAACCCGCAACTTCTTGCCAGGTTTCGAGAGATCTCAGAGAGGAAAGAGGTGGAGGAAGAACTCAATTATAAG AAGCAGCTGATGGAGAGCCTTCGTAAAAAGTTGGGTGTCCTGCGTGAGGCACAGAGGGGCCTGCAAGAGGATATTCGTGCCAATGCTCAGCTGGGAGAAGAGGTAGAGAGCCTGGTGCTCGCTATCTGCAAGCCCAACGAGGTGGACAAGTACCGCATGTTCATCGGTGACCTAGACAAGGTGACCAGCCTGCTGTTGTCCCTTTCTGGGAGACTGATCCGGGTAGAAAGTGCCTTGGACTGCGTGGACCCAGAGACTGGCCACCACGAGAGG CTACAACTTCTGGAAAAGAAGAAGCAGCTGCTGGTGCAGATGGGAGAGGCTCAGGAGCTCAAGGAGCATGTGGACCGGCGTGAGCAGGCGGTTGGCAAGGTGCTGGAATGTTGCCTGACTCCAGAACAGATGCGTGACTACAGTCACTTTGTGAAGATGAAAGCAGCCCTACTGGTAGAGCAGAGGCAACTGGATGACAAGATCAGGCTCGGCGAGGAGCAGCTCAGGGGACTCCGAGAGAGCCTCGGCCTGGGGCTGGGGGTTGGGATGGGGTACGGACAGTACTGA